In one window of Scylla paramamosain isolate STU-SP2022 chromosome 38, ASM3559412v1, whole genome shotgun sequence DNA:
- the LOC135091691 gene encoding proline-rich protein 36-like isoform X3 — protein sequence MSARHPKVRDPRHLLDSAPRAPDAAPPATPRDSPVPAAPASVAAVVMANSVEGAAPQPSRQPAASEVEVAAGKEERRPIEPVPKKRRLLQAQDEREDILAKVISEVGIDDDSNLVEGYVEDLPISGQGEGVVGLSYTKEVRPPHPSLPLPPRLRVTDPRMRPAFPYQTLEGPYVVRGLRPPYPHYAARPHDLITQQGPPPQYRPVNAYPPRHYPRVPQPPPQTLARLPMVRPSDRRLSPRHGSPPVPRHFRPPPLHTSPTGPPPMHQTHEVHHVFAAPSHPAALPGSSPESPTHLYPSGPLGRPELKDSHLREVYVPVLPLPGGPYANLHPRIPEGFTRLPFDPRAALGRERTPHQVVVAPHLPPRSVYPPERLPGTEPPWRSQPAGDDAWRPARRVIEPPAPCVELIPIGPLRSSTATTPSPEDGRVSDPDNKPSGTHPPPESRPQAGVECRRQSAPAQSDQPQRPPITQRSLSSDPPFGDAVNAVPLVEARQVDGRVVTNIITGDRVYNGRNAPSKRIKRTSMSCEEEARPSSSNSDVTVEKEVYIDRDGGTVTPQSGLPTLCDDAGPALSQSTRTCRPASEPPSGTMAPPVTGRRPASVPAAGTTSVLCPRSEVLEDAAFTERLQLVLNDLVSVPGATQLQELSRSPARLLSTVLRRWGVQPSSHPDLQKRLREDFKTMVKLCMPPTLLQDFGWESCSSEEILTQLIQLSHNGNLERPSSITSSIPLDEALEDDVFSPSTPHPLHPAPLPLQPPPAASQHSHNTPPASQPTQPSPAASQPSQSPSPASQPSQPPPPASQPSQPPSPAFQPSQSPSPASQPPQPPPPASQPSQPPPPASQPSQPPPPASHPSQPPSPASQPPQPPPAASQPSQPPSPASQPPQPPPAASQPSQPPSPAPQPSQPPSPASQPPQPPPPASQPSQPPPPASQPPQPPPPASQPSQPPPPASQPSQPPPPASQPFQPPPPTSQPSQSPSPASQLFQPPPPASQPSQSPSPASQLFQSPPPASQPSQSPSPASQLFQPPSPASQPSQPPSPASQPFQPPSPASQLFQPPSPASQPSQPPSPASQPSQPPPLTSHPFSTTSLVSQPSQPHATPLHSQSAVFQSSETPPQSTLLTLQLSRVQPPRAHQPPPAASQFSQPPSQNSQPCPLRSPSSHPSQPLPPPSQPSHSQPSIFQPSQSPSAAPQPPSITSQSSQPQPSQPQYSVSQPYQPPPADPQPPHSSPPASQSIQPFHQASVPSLSSPPASKHLPSPTLPSRPSHLSLSSPQPSHPPTHPHTPQSPHLQSPTSRPTHLPRHIFQTSQHPAHFTQPTTHHQTHTSQTSHIHSPTSQPSHFPFYVSRHPYPPQHTSQPLPLTSRPTHPLVPSPQPLPHSSQPSSLPPQIPQVTYHQSHASRAPPLSLTSTQPLPHSPHPSQTSPHSPHTIPHFPTKADKLSYPRFQYHTQAYQRPPLPYRFPTRPSQPPPHHGVRNATMTSPGSVENFHQHFRQQQHQHHQQQHQQQHQHQPVRFPSGKCIGSDDVTRPKVHTTTNGQASPPSKGLPT from the exons ATGAGTGCGCGGCACCCCAAGGTTCGTGACCCGCGACACTTGCTGGACAGTGCTCCCCGCGCCCCGGACGCAGCGCCGCCCGCCACACCTCGTGACTCCCCCGTCCCGGCAGCCCCCGCCAGTGTGGCCGCTGTTGTCATGGCCAACAGCGTGGAGGGCGCCGCGCCGCAGCCCTCCAGGCAGCCAGCAGCCTCGGAGGTAGAGGTGGCGGCGGGGAAGGAGGAGCGGCGGCCCATCGAGCCTGTGCCCAAGAAGCGGAGGCTGCTGCAGGCGCAGGACGAGAGAGAGGACATCCTGGCGAAGGTGATCTCTGAAGTGGGTATTGATGATGACTCTAACTTGGTGGAGGGCTACGTGGAAGACCTGCCCATCTCCGGCCAGGGCGAGGGCGTGGTGGGTCTGTCCTACACAAAGGAAGTGCGGCCCCCTCACCCaagtctgcctctccctcccaggCTGAGAGTCACAGACCCTCGCATGCGTCCCGCCTTCCCCTACCAGACCCTGGAGGGGCCCTACGTTGTGAGAGGACTGCGACCCCCATACCCCCATTACGCAGCCAGGCCCCATGACCTCATAACTCAGCAGGGACCCCCGCCACAGTACCGCCCAGTGAACGCCTACCCTCCCCGCCACTACCCGCGGGTGCCCCAACCGCCGCCACAGACCCTAGCACGGCTGCCCATGGTGCGGCCCTCTGACCGACGTTTGTCTCCCCGCCACGGCTCTCCACCCGTGCCCCGTCACTTCCGTCCGCCCCCTCTCCACACCTCACCCACGGGGCCCCCACCAATGCACCAGACTCACGAGGTGCACCACGTTTTCGCCGCCCCATCACACCCCGCCGCCTTGCCGGGCTCCAGTCCGGAATCCCCAACACACCTCTACCCGAGTGGACCGCTAGGTCGCCCTGAACTCAAGGATTCCCACCTGCGTGAAGTGTATGTTCCTGTTCTCCCCCTTCCGGGCGGCCCCTACGCCAACCTACACCCCAGGATACCCGAGGGCTTCACCAGGCTGCCCTTCGATCCGAGAGCAGCGcttgggagggagaggacgcctcatcaggtggtggtggcgccacACCTGCCCCCGAGGTCTGTCTACCCACCAGAACGGCTTCCCGGCACTGAGCCACCGTGGCGATCCCAGCCTGCGGGAGACGATGCGTGGAGACCTGCCAGGCGAGTGATAGAGCCCCCGGCGCCCTGTGTGGAACTGATCCCCATCGGGCCTCTCCGCAGCTCCACCGCCACTACGCCTTCACCGGAGGATGGGCGCGTGTCAGACCCCGATAACAAGCCTTCCGGTACACACCCCCCACCGGAATCCAGGCCCCAGGCTGGAGTGGAGTGCCGTAGACAGTCAGCCCCGGCCCAGAGTGATCAGCCCCAGCGACCCCCAATCACCCAACGCTCCCTGTCTTCTGATCCGCCCTTTGGTGACGCAGTGAACGCCGTCCCGCTGGTGGAGGCGCGTCAGGTGGACGGCCGTGTGGTGACCAACATTATTACGGGGGACAGAGTGTACAATGGCAGAAACGCGCCCTCTAAAAGAATTAAAAGGACAAGTATGTCGtgcgaggaggaggcgaggccgTCTTCCTCGAACAGTGACGTCACCGTCGAGAAAGAGGTTTACATTGACCGTGACGGTGGCACGGTGACGCCCCAGAGTGGACTGCCCACTCTTTGTGACGACGCGGGTCCCGCCCTGTCGCAGTCGACCAGAACCTGTAGGCCTGCCTCCGAGCCGCCCTCGGGAACCATGGCGCCGCCTGTCACAGGAAGGCGGCCTGCCTCAGTGCCTGCCGCGGGAACAACCTCGGTACTGTGTCCACGGAGCGAAGTCCTGGAAGACGCGGCGTTCACGGAGCGCCTGCAGTTGGTGCTGAACGACCTGGTGTCCGTGCCCGGGGCCACTCAGCTGCAGGAGCTGTCGCGCTCTCCCGCCAGGCTGCTGAGCACTGTGCTGAGGCGCTGGGGCGTGCAGCCCTCCTCACACCCAGACTTACAGAAACGGCTGCGGGAGGACTTTAAGACGATGGTGAAGTTATGCATGCCGCCCACGCTGCTGCAGGACTTTGGGTGGGAGTCTTGCAGCTCAGAGGAGATTCTCACGCAACTCATCCAGCTCTCCCATAACG GAAATTTGGAGCGGCCGTCCAGCATAACCAGCTCCATCCCGCTGGACGAGGCCCTGGAGGACGACGTCTTCAGCCCCTCCACCCCTCACCCACTCCACCCAGCCCCTCTGCCTCTCCAGCCCCCACCAGCTGCCTCCCAACACTCTCACAACACTCCACCAGCCTCCCAGCCCACTCAGCCCTCACCAGCAGCCTCCCAGCCCTCTCAGTCCCCATCACCAGCCTCCCAGCCCTCtcagcctccaccaccagccTCCCAGCCCTCTCAGCCCCCATCACCAGCCTTCCAGCCCTCTCAGTCCCCATCACCAGCCTCTCAGCCCCCtcagcctccaccaccagccTCCCAGCCCTCtcagcctccaccaccagccTCCCAGCCCTCTCAGCCCCCACCACCAGCCTCCCACCCCTCTCAGCCCCCATCACCAGCCTCTCAGCCCCCTCAGCCTCCACCAGCGGCCTCCCAGCCCTCTCAGCCCCCATCACCAGCCTCTCAGCCCCCTCAGCCTCCACCAGCAGCCTCCCAGCCCTCTCAGCCCCCATCACCAGCCCCTCAGCCCTCTCAGCCCCCATCACCAGCCTCTCAGCCCCCtcagcctccaccaccagccTCCCAGCCCTCTCAGCCCCCACCACCAGCCTCTCAGCCCCCtcagcctccaccaccagccTCCCAGCCCTCTCAGCCCCCACCACCAGCCTCCCAGCCCTCtcagcctccaccaccagccTCCCAGCCCTTTCAGCCCCCACCACCAACCTCCCAGCCCTCTCAGTCCCCATCACCAGCCTCCCAGCTCTTTCAGCCCCCACCACCAGCCTCCCAGCCCTCTCAGTCCCCATCACCAGCCTCCCAGCTCTTTCAGTCCCCACCACCAGCCTCCCAGCCCTCTCAGTCCCCATCACCAGCCTCCCAGCTCTTTCAGCCCCCATCACCAGCCTCCCAGCCCTCTCAGCCCCCATCACCAGCCTCCCAGCCCTTTCAGCCCCCATCACCAGCCTCCCAGCTCTTTCAGCCCCCATCACCAGCCTCCCAGCCCTCTCAGCCCCCATCACCAGCCTCCCAGCCCTCTCAGCCCCCACCACTAACGTCCCATCCTTTTTCCACCACATCACTAGTCTCCCAACCTTCTCAGCCCCATGCAACACCCCTTCATTCCCAATCAGCTGTCTTCCAGTCCTCTGAGACCCCACCTCAGTCCACACTTCTGACTTTACAGCTGTCTCGGGTCCAGCCACCAAGAGCCCATCAGCCCCCTCCAGCAGCCTCTCAGTTCTCTCAGCCCCCATCTCAAAACTCCCAGCCCTGCCCTCTCCGGTCACCAAGCTCTCATCCCTCTCAGCCCCTACCACCACCCTCCCAGCCCTCTCATTCGCAGCCATCAATTTTTCAACCCTCTCAGTCCCCATCAGCAGCTCCTCAGCCCCCATCAATAACCTCACAGTCCTCTCAACCCCAGCCTTCTCAGCCCCAATACTCAGTCTCACAGCCCTATCAGCCCCCACCGGCAGACCCTCAGCCCCCTCACTCCTCACCACCAGCCTCCCAGTCCATTCAGCCCTTTCATCAAGCTTCAGTCCCCTCTCTATCCTCACCGCCTGCCTCCAAGCACCTTCCTTcacccactctcccttctcgtccctctcacctctcactctcctccccgcagccctctcatccccccactCACCCTCACACCCCACAGTCCCCTCACCTCCAGTCCCCCACATCTAGGCCCACTCATCTCCCCCGGCATATCTTCCAGACCTCTCAACACCCGGCGCACTTCACGCAgcccaccactcaccaccagaCACACACCAGTCAGACCTCTCATATTCATTCCCCTACATCACAGCCCTCTCATTTCCCATTCTATGTGTCCCGTCACCCGTACCCCCCACAGCACACCTCTCAGCCCCTCCCACTCACATCCCGGCCCACGCATCCACTCGTACCCTCCCCTCAACCTCTCCCCCACTCATCCCaaccctcttctctcccaccaCAGATCCCTCAGGTTACTTATCATCAATCCCACGCGTCCAGGGCCCCTCCCCTGTCACTAACATCCACTCAACCCCTTCCCCATTCACCCCACCCCTCTCAGACCTCGCCACATTCCCCGCACACCATTCCCCACTTCCCTACAAAGGCTGATAAATTGTCATACCCAAGGTTTCAGTACCACACACAAGCCTACCAACGCCCTCCACTTCCCTATAGATTCCCCACTCGCCCCTCGCAGCCTCCGCCTCATCATGGTGTTAGGAATGCAACCATGACGTCCCCA